Proteins from a genomic interval of Scatophagus argus isolate fScaArg1 chromosome 6, fScaArg1.pri, whole genome shotgun sequence:
- the shroom2a gene encoding protein Shroom2 isoform X1 has translation MDTEGYYNDPHYTEAESLWHGTQKSGDMGPRSSDGEGWKLVDVFLSGGAPWGFTLRGGLEHREPLLITKVEEGSKAAAVSLQVGDELVNINEIPLSGYRQEAICLVKGSHKTLSLVVKRRNEPISRPHSWHSTKFNESQSETAKTQSPPMPVWHTRYDASSSSADLSSGWEQTNLRRVSDQFSSLGSMDSLEHVSHPYPAGQLSPAKSNNSMEHLGGGKRDSAYSSFSTSSGTPDYTLSKSNAASTENMLYKFSQWDAGGKQNNGRNSQSMTEGVKPDDRVTYFQMPGVSSTGCEGPQTEELAGSRHSTSSRSSFGPVWHVPEKKKTTSPSPPPPPPPARSDSFVVTKVHERGLVIAQPEGPESHISCKASTENRRSHNLSPKNESDSLYTSSDKLNHKQFNSNKQCSQSSSDVRQGQPSHQRHHSDKSAYYSQSWATSVPKPQNVGGYYCSMQELPTNGSAQHYGQNQRRNLSTSMSSTATDQNTDSSGHSRYYCVTKCQPMQPNPLPGKSEDRKSVTGVDLTKTGNEQDSHSPQTVTKVKYHLSQQQQHSSHIKDSNGYSKHQVTTGLDTSVLKSNSDDRGSQRGHNTQNAEAQFMSYPTRQFEQRRSLPLQHRELPQDIRHHSQVANKICPQATPMLHSLSMDAAGQESKGPNSEESLESKQMRRSDRFATTLRNEIQMRKAKLQKSKSAATLPGTEDETEAEQDIWKPTENTTPASAEGSFTNTYKVNLKEAQARVLMATSFRRKDLEPVLLENPAAEALPNYQSSALTCKDVTPLPTVSESVMNKPGPACGQVTRIGGRKRFPAEKKVRSFSEPDKIHEVGVKEDLPQNQNASSSLDQEKLLQESDKPAFPNHVLPQCYIETPTETKARALAISSETEDTVKGIRSGENTDEIHGGPYSADKLSVLDQQRLGTFAEYEAKWNIQQQKPETRGSGRYRSADNILDPGTEERTKTSCFHERSRSSPSADIYGQKIQVPARKSETEYFQTESKLTEPLNAATRLSDRAPSDCKVREKPVEFEHYSAPHPPPMTGTSPDSRHRAAPAAVSHSLTESSLPQPEDHGHSESGPRRKPSALEKPPPPRCPEVNSHEPFTGSQGKVFTHCSPKTDSNSAFVPTHSAKGDSEQGKGLVDKGQGAVHHLSTSNPLLASSPPASSHRPSGLAAMEEQRSPSPQFSPQRLSDKPPISLRDEGTNRMEHVTENQTSAVKKVPIRIVHSEGVTEKENCPFLQHSDPLAVEPEGPGVTRLGSLGATGQDSVFCAFIRQREADSTLASQTEPKAQRDMHINTVRDHINSESQQPLQPTDEPSSNRATVTTGLSEDQKREELARDIMGKDKSLADILDQSKMKTTMDLMEGIFPQDEQLLEGAHQRKKAPMKQTVSRPAEEREKEESMPAAVTMVTSSTYYSTSAPKAELLIKMKDMQEQEQEEEDSEDELDIDLANKKQELINSLSKKLQVLREARESLQEDILDNNSLGEEVEARVQQVCKPNELDKFRMFVGDLDKVVSLLLSLSGRLARVENALNSLEEDATPEERRTLIEKRNLLIRQHVDAKELKENLDRRERVVCEILGNYLPEDSLTDYEHFVKMKSALIIEQRKLEDKIKLGEEQLKCLMDSLPIEHRLAF, from the exons gCGGAATGAACCCATAAGCAGGCCTCACTCCTGGCACTCCACCAAGTTCAACGAAAGCCAATCAGAGACTGCTAAAACACAGTCTCCACCCATGCCAGTCTGGCACACCAGATATGATGCAAG CTCTTCCTCAGCTGATCTCTCCTCTGGCTGGGAGCAGACAAACCTGCGCAGAGTGTCTGACCAGTTCAGCTCTCTTGGCAGTATGGACAGTCTGGAACATGTCTCACATCCATATCCTGCCGGTCAGCTGTCACCTGCCAAGTCCAACAACAGTATGGAGCATCTTGGAGGAGGGAAACGAGACTCTGCCTACAGTTCCTTCTCCACCAGCTCTGGCACACCGGACTATACGCTCTCAAAGAGCAATGCTGCCTCAACAGAGAACATGCTCTATAAATTTAGTCAATGGGATGCCGGAGGAAAGCAGAACAATGGCAGAAACAGCCAGAGCATGACTGAGGGAGTCAAACCGGATGATAGAGTGACGTACTTCCAGATGCCAGGAGTTAGTAGCACAGGCTGTGAGGGTCCACAGACTGAGGAGCTGGCTGGCTCCCGCCATTCCACTTCAAGTAGAAGCAGTTTTGGACCTGTTTGGCATGTCcctgaaaaaaagaagactacttccccctctcctccccctccccctccacctgcTCGCAGTGACAGTTTTGTTGTAACAAAGGTACATGAAAGGGGACTTGTTATAGCTCAACCTGAAGGACCTGAATCACATATCTCCTGTAAGGCTTCCACAGAAAATCGACGCAGCCACAACCTATCcccaaaaaatgaaagtgatagTTTATACACCTCATCAGATAAATTGAATCATAAACAGTTCAATTCCAACAAACAGTGCTCACAGTCCAGCAGTGATGTTAGGCAAGGCCAGCCCTCCCATCAAAGGCATCATAGTGACAAAAGTGCTTATTATTCTCAGTCCTGGGCTACATCTGTACCAAAGCCACAGAATGTAGGTGGCTACTATTGTAGCATGCAGGAACTGCCTACTAACGGTTCTGCACAGCACTATGGTCAGAATCAGCGAAGAAATTTAAGCACCTCAATGTCTTCCACAGCCACTGaccaaaacactgacagcagtggTCATAGCCGATACTACTGTGTCACAAAGTGTCAGCCCATGCAACCTAACCCCCTGCCAGGAAAgtcagaggacaggaagagtGTCACAGGTGTAGACCtgacaaagactggaaatgagCAGGACTCCCACAGTCCACAGACAGTCACCAAAGTGAAGTATCATCTGTcccaacagcagcaacactcCTCGCACATTAAAGACAGTAATGGGTACAGCAAGCACCAAGTTACAACGGGACTAGATACCTCTGTACTTAAATCCAACTCTGATGATAGGGGAAGCCAGAGgggacacaacacacaaaatgcagaaGCTCAGTTCATGAGTTATCCTACCAGACAATTTGAACAGCGGAGGTCTCTGCCACTACAGCACAGAGAATTACCCCAAGACATCAGACATCACAGCCAAGTGGCCAACAAGATCTGCCCCCAGGCAACCCCCATGCTTCACTCTCTGTCTATGGATGCCGCAGGCCAAGAATCAAAAGGCCCAAACTCTGAGGAGTCCCTTGAAAGCAAGCAAATGAGGCGCAGCGACCGTTTTGCCACCACGTTACGGAATGAGATCCAGATGAGAAAAGCCAAGTTGCAGAAAAGTAAAAGTGCAGCTACCCTTCCTGGTACCGAGGATGAGACAGAGGCCGAACAGGATATCTGGAAGCCCACTGAAAACACCACCCCAGCATCTGCAGAAGGCTCCTTCACCAACACCTACAAGGTTAATCTGAAGGAAGCACAAGCAAGGGTGCTCATGGCTACGTCTTTCAGGAGAAAAGACCTAGAGCCTGTCTTACTTGAGAACCCTGCAGCTGAGGCCTTACCTAATTACCAGTCCTCAGCGCTGACCTGTAAAGATGTTACCCCTCTGCCAACTGTCTCAGAGTCTGTTATGAATAAACCAGGGCCTGCTTGTGGCCAAGTAACTCGCATTGGTGGTCGAAAGCGTTTTCCTGCAGAAAAGAAGGTAAGATCTTTCTCTGAGCCAGACAAAATTCATGAAGTTGGGGTGAAGGAGGATCTccctcaaaatcaaaatgcaagCTCCTCACTAGACCAAGAGAAGCTGTTACAGGAAAGTGACAAACCAGCTTTCCCCAATCACGTTCTCCCTCAGTGTTATATCGAGACCCCCACAGAGACCAAGGCCAGAGCTCTTGCCATAAGCAGTGAAACAGAGGACACAGTGAAAGGCATCAGGAGCGGAGAAAACACTGATGAGATCCATGGAGGTCCTTACTCAGCAGACAAGCTGTCTGTTTTAGACCAGCAAAGACTGGGCACCTTCGCTGAGTATGAGGCAAAGTGGAATATACAGCAACAAAAGCCAGAAACAAGAGGCTCCGGGCGCTACCGGTCTGCTGATAACATCCTGGATCCAGGAACAGAAGAGAGAACCAAAACCTCCTGTTTCCATGAAAGATCCCGGTCATCTCCTTCTGCTGACATCTATGGACAG AAAATTCAAGTCCCTGCGAGAAAGTCTGAGACAGAATATTTCCAGACAGAGAGTAAACTCACTGAACCACTGAATGCTGCCACAAG GCTCTCTGACAGAGCGCCCAGTGACTGTAAAGTGAGAGAAAAGCCTGTGGAGTTTGAACATTACTCAGCACCACACCCTCCGCCCATGACAGGAACCAGCcctgacagcagacacagagctgcCCCTGCTGCCGTCTCTCACAGTCTCACAGAATCTTCCCTCCCTCAACCTGAGGACCACGGCCACAGTGAGTCTGGGCCCAGGAGGAAGCCCTCTGCGCTGGAGAAGCCTCCCCCACCCAGATGCCCAGAGGTCAACTCCCATGAGCCTTTCACCGGTTCCCAGGGCAAAGTCTTCACCCACTGCTCTCCTAAGACTGACTCTAACTCCGCCTTTGTCCCCACCCACTCTGCAAAGGGAGATTCTGAGCAGGGCAAAGGACTTGTGGACAAAGGACAAGGGGCAGTACATCATCTATCAACATCCAATCCTCTGCTTGCCTCCTCTCccccagcttcctcccacagaccCTCAGGGCTGGCCGCTATGGAGGAGCAGCGCTCTCCATCTCCACAGTTTTCCCCTCAGAGACTCAGTGACAAGCCACCGATCTCCTTACGGGATGAAGGCACAAACAG GATGGAGCATGTGACAGAAAACCAAACTTCTGCAGTGAAGAAAGTGCCCATCAGGATTGTCCACTCAGAGGGAgtcacagaaaaggaaaattgtCCATTTTTGCAGCACAGTGATCCCCTTGCTGTTGAACCTGAGGGTCCTGGTGTGACCAGACTTGGCAGTCTGGGAGCAACCGGGCAGGACTCTGTCTTCTGTGCCTTTATTCGTCAGAGGGAGGCCGATAGCACACTGGCCTCTCAGACAGAGCCAAAGGCCCAGAGGGACATGCACATTAATACTGTGAGAGATCACATCAACTCTGAGAGTCAGCAGCCTCTACAGCCCACGGATGAGCCAAGCAGCAACAGGGCGACAGTAACCACAGGACTGTCTGAGGATCAGAAGAGAGAAGAGCTGGCCAGAGACATCATGGGGAAGGATAAATCACTTGCCGATATTCTTGACCAGAGCAAAATGAAGACCACCATGGACTTGATGGAGGGTATCTTCCCTCAGGACGAGCAGCTGTTGGAAGGAGCTCACCAACGAAAGAAGGCGCCCATGAAACAGACAGTTTCCCGGCCTGCTGAGGAAAG agagaaagaggaaagtaTGCCGGCAGCTGTCACCATGGTGACCAGCTCTACATATTACAGCACATCTGCTCCCAAAGCAGAGCTCCTTATTAAGATGAAGGACatgcaggagcaggagcaggaggaggaagactcTGAAGATGAGCTGGATATTGATTTGGCCAACAAGAAG CAAGAGCTGATCAACAGCCTCAGCAAGAAGCTTCAGGTGTTGCGGGAAGCCCGGGAGAGTCTTCAAGAGGACATCCTTGACAACAACTCTCTCGGAGAAGAGGTGGAGGCCCGAGTCCAGCAGGTCTGCAAACCCAACGAGCTGGACAAGTTCCGGATGTTTGTCGGGGACCTGGACAAGGTGGTgagcctgctgctgtctctgtcaggCCGTCTGGCCAGAGTTGAAAACGCCCTCAACAGTCTGGAAGAAGATGCCACTCCTGAGGAGAGG CGTACATTGATTGAGAAGAGGAATCTGCTGATTCGACAGCATGTGGATGCAAAGGAGCTGAAGGAGAACCTGGACCGTAGGGAACGCGTGGTTTGTGAGATCTTGGGCAACTACCTGCCGGAAGACAGCCTCACAGACTATGAGCACTTTGTCAAGATGAAGTCTGCGCTCATCATCGAGCAGCGCAAGCTTGAGGATAAAATCAAACTGGGCGAGGAACAGCTCAAGTGTCTGATGGACAGTCTGCCAATAGAGCATAGGCTGGCCTTTTGA
- the shroom2a gene encoding protein Shroom2 isoform X2 has protein sequence MVEEGSKAAAVSLQVGDELVNINEIPLSGYRQEAICLVKGSHKTLSLVVKRRNEPISRPHSWHSTKFNESQSETAKTQSPPMPVWHTRYDASSSSADLSSGWEQTNLRRVSDQFSSLGSMDSLEHVSHPYPAGQLSPAKSNNSMEHLGGGKRDSAYSSFSTSSGTPDYTLSKSNAASTENMLYKFSQWDAGGKQNNGRNSQSMTEGVKPDDRVTYFQMPGVSSTGCEGPQTEELAGSRHSTSSRSSFGPVWHVPEKKKTTSPSPPPPPPPARSDSFVVTKVHERGLVIAQPEGPESHISCKASTENRRSHNLSPKNESDSLYTSSDKLNHKQFNSNKQCSQSSSDVRQGQPSHQRHHSDKSAYYSQSWATSVPKPQNVGGYYCSMQELPTNGSAQHYGQNQRRNLSTSMSSTATDQNTDSSGHSRYYCVTKCQPMQPNPLPGKSEDRKSVTGVDLTKTGNEQDSHSPQTVTKVKYHLSQQQQHSSHIKDSNGYSKHQVTTGLDTSVLKSNSDDRGSQRGHNTQNAEAQFMSYPTRQFEQRRSLPLQHRELPQDIRHHSQVANKICPQATPMLHSLSMDAAGQESKGPNSEESLESKQMRRSDRFATTLRNEIQMRKAKLQKSKSAATLPGTEDETEAEQDIWKPTENTTPASAEGSFTNTYKVNLKEAQARVLMATSFRRKDLEPVLLENPAAEALPNYQSSALTCKDVTPLPTVSESVMNKPGPACGQVTRIGGRKRFPAEKKVRSFSEPDKIHEVGVKEDLPQNQNASSSLDQEKLLQESDKPAFPNHVLPQCYIETPTETKARALAISSETEDTVKGIRSGENTDEIHGGPYSADKLSVLDQQRLGTFAEYEAKWNIQQQKPETRGSGRYRSADNILDPGTEERTKTSCFHERSRSSPSADIYGQKIQVPARKSETEYFQTESKLTEPLNAATRLSDRAPSDCKVREKPVEFEHYSAPHPPPMTGTSPDSRHRAAPAAVSHSLTESSLPQPEDHGHSESGPRRKPSALEKPPPPRCPEVNSHEPFTGSQGKVFTHCSPKTDSNSAFVPTHSAKGDSEQGKGLVDKGQGAVHHLSTSNPLLASSPPASSHRPSGLAAMEEQRSPSPQFSPQRLSDKPPISLRDEGTNRMEHVTENQTSAVKKVPIRIVHSEGVTEKENCPFLQHSDPLAVEPEGPGVTRLGSLGATGQDSVFCAFIRQREADSTLASQTEPKAQRDMHINTVRDHINSESQQPLQPTDEPSSNRATVTTGLSEDQKREELARDIMGKDKSLADILDQSKMKTTMDLMEGIFPQDEQLLEGAHQRKKAPMKQTVSRPAEEREKEESMPAAVTMVTSSTYYSTSAPKAELLIKMKDMQEQEQEEEDSEDELDIDLANKKQELINSLSKKLQVLREARESLQEDILDNNSLGEEVEARVQQVCKPNELDKFRMFVGDLDKVVSLLLSLSGRLARVENALNSLEEDATPEERRTLIEKRNLLIRQHVDAKELKENLDRRERVVCEILGNYLPEDSLTDYEHFVKMKSALIIEQRKLEDKIKLGEEQLKCLMDSLPIEHRLAF, from the exons gCGGAATGAACCCATAAGCAGGCCTCACTCCTGGCACTCCACCAAGTTCAACGAAAGCCAATCAGAGACTGCTAAAACACAGTCTCCACCCATGCCAGTCTGGCACACCAGATATGATGCAAG CTCTTCCTCAGCTGATCTCTCCTCTGGCTGGGAGCAGACAAACCTGCGCAGAGTGTCTGACCAGTTCAGCTCTCTTGGCAGTATGGACAGTCTGGAACATGTCTCACATCCATATCCTGCCGGTCAGCTGTCACCTGCCAAGTCCAACAACAGTATGGAGCATCTTGGAGGAGGGAAACGAGACTCTGCCTACAGTTCCTTCTCCACCAGCTCTGGCACACCGGACTATACGCTCTCAAAGAGCAATGCTGCCTCAACAGAGAACATGCTCTATAAATTTAGTCAATGGGATGCCGGAGGAAAGCAGAACAATGGCAGAAACAGCCAGAGCATGACTGAGGGAGTCAAACCGGATGATAGAGTGACGTACTTCCAGATGCCAGGAGTTAGTAGCACAGGCTGTGAGGGTCCACAGACTGAGGAGCTGGCTGGCTCCCGCCATTCCACTTCAAGTAGAAGCAGTTTTGGACCTGTTTGGCATGTCcctgaaaaaaagaagactacttccccctctcctccccctccccctccacctgcTCGCAGTGACAGTTTTGTTGTAACAAAGGTACATGAAAGGGGACTTGTTATAGCTCAACCTGAAGGACCTGAATCACATATCTCCTGTAAGGCTTCCACAGAAAATCGACGCAGCCACAACCTATCcccaaaaaatgaaagtgatagTTTATACACCTCATCAGATAAATTGAATCATAAACAGTTCAATTCCAACAAACAGTGCTCACAGTCCAGCAGTGATGTTAGGCAAGGCCAGCCCTCCCATCAAAGGCATCATAGTGACAAAAGTGCTTATTATTCTCAGTCCTGGGCTACATCTGTACCAAAGCCACAGAATGTAGGTGGCTACTATTGTAGCATGCAGGAACTGCCTACTAACGGTTCTGCACAGCACTATGGTCAGAATCAGCGAAGAAATTTAAGCACCTCAATGTCTTCCACAGCCACTGaccaaaacactgacagcagtggTCATAGCCGATACTACTGTGTCACAAAGTGTCAGCCCATGCAACCTAACCCCCTGCCAGGAAAgtcagaggacaggaagagtGTCACAGGTGTAGACCtgacaaagactggaaatgagCAGGACTCCCACAGTCCACAGACAGTCACCAAAGTGAAGTATCATCTGTcccaacagcagcaacactcCTCGCACATTAAAGACAGTAATGGGTACAGCAAGCACCAAGTTACAACGGGACTAGATACCTCTGTACTTAAATCCAACTCTGATGATAGGGGAAGCCAGAGgggacacaacacacaaaatgcagaaGCTCAGTTCATGAGTTATCCTACCAGACAATTTGAACAGCGGAGGTCTCTGCCACTACAGCACAGAGAATTACCCCAAGACATCAGACATCACAGCCAAGTGGCCAACAAGATCTGCCCCCAGGCAACCCCCATGCTTCACTCTCTGTCTATGGATGCCGCAGGCCAAGAATCAAAAGGCCCAAACTCTGAGGAGTCCCTTGAAAGCAAGCAAATGAGGCGCAGCGACCGTTTTGCCACCACGTTACGGAATGAGATCCAGATGAGAAAAGCCAAGTTGCAGAAAAGTAAAAGTGCAGCTACCCTTCCTGGTACCGAGGATGAGACAGAGGCCGAACAGGATATCTGGAAGCCCACTGAAAACACCACCCCAGCATCTGCAGAAGGCTCCTTCACCAACACCTACAAGGTTAATCTGAAGGAAGCACAAGCAAGGGTGCTCATGGCTACGTCTTTCAGGAGAAAAGACCTAGAGCCTGTCTTACTTGAGAACCCTGCAGCTGAGGCCTTACCTAATTACCAGTCCTCAGCGCTGACCTGTAAAGATGTTACCCCTCTGCCAACTGTCTCAGAGTCTGTTATGAATAAACCAGGGCCTGCTTGTGGCCAAGTAACTCGCATTGGTGGTCGAAAGCGTTTTCCTGCAGAAAAGAAGGTAAGATCTTTCTCTGAGCCAGACAAAATTCATGAAGTTGGGGTGAAGGAGGATCTccctcaaaatcaaaatgcaagCTCCTCACTAGACCAAGAGAAGCTGTTACAGGAAAGTGACAAACCAGCTTTCCCCAATCACGTTCTCCCTCAGTGTTATATCGAGACCCCCACAGAGACCAAGGCCAGAGCTCTTGCCATAAGCAGTGAAACAGAGGACACAGTGAAAGGCATCAGGAGCGGAGAAAACACTGATGAGATCCATGGAGGTCCTTACTCAGCAGACAAGCTGTCTGTTTTAGACCAGCAAAGACTGGGCACCTTCGCTGAGTATGAGGCAAAGTGGAATATACAGCAACAAAAGCCAGAAACAAGAGGCTCCGGGCGCTACCGGTCTGCTGATAACATCCTGGATCCAGGAACAGAAGAGAGAACCAAAACCTCCTGTTTCCATGAAAGATCCCGGTCATCTCCTTCTGCTGACATCTATGGACAG AAAATTCAAGTCCCTGCGAGAAAGTCTGAGACAGAATATTTCCAGACAGAGAGTAAACTCACTGAACCACTGAATGCTGCCACAAG GCTCTCTGACAGAGCGCCCAGTGACTGTAAAGTGAGAGAAAAGCCTGTGGAGTTTGAACATTACTCAGCACCACACCCTCCGCCCATGACAGGAACCAGCcctgacagcagacacagagctgcCCCTGCTGCCGTCTCTCACAGTCTCACAGAATCTTCCCTCCCTCAACCTGAGGACCACGGCCACAGTGAGTCTGGGCCCAGGAGGAAGCCCTCTGCGCTGGAGAAGCCTCCCCCACCCAGATGCCCAGAGGTCAACTCCCATGAGCCTTTCACCGGTTCCCAGGGCAAAGTCTTCACCCACTGCTCTCCTAAGACTGACTCTAACTCCGCCTTTGTCCCCACCCACTCTGCAAAGGGAGATTCTGAGCAGGGCAAAGGACTTGTGGACAAAGGACAAGGGGCAGTACATCATCTATCAACATCCAATCCTCTGCTTGCCTCCTCTCccccagcttcctcccacagaccCTCAGGGCTGGCCGCTATGGAGGAGCAGCGCTCTCCATCTCCACAGTTTTCCCCTCAGAGACTCAGTGACAAGCCACCGATCTCCTTACGGGATGAAGGCACAAACAG GATGGAGCATGTGACAGAAAACCAAACTTCTGCAGTGAAGAAAGTGCCCATCAGGATTGTCCACTCAGAGGGAgtcacagaaaaggaaaattgtCCATTTTTGCAGCACAGTGATCCCCTTGCTGTTGAACCTGAGGGTCCTGGTGTGACCAGACTTGGCAGTCTGGGAGCAACCGGGCAGGACTCTGTCTTCTGTGCCTTTATTCGTCAGAGGGAGGCCGATAGCACACTGGCCTCTCAGACAGAGCCAAAGGCCCAGAGGGACATGCACATTAATACTGTGAGAGATCACATCAACTCTGAGAGTCAGCAGCCTCTACAGCCCACGGATGAGCCAAGCAGCAACAGGGCGACAGTAACCACAGGACTGTCTGAGGATCAGAAGAGAGAAGAGCTGGCCAGAGACATCATGGGGAAGGATAAATCACTTGCCGATATTCTTGACCAGAGCAAAATGAAGACCACCATGGACTTGATGGAGGGTATCTTCCCTCAGGACGAGCAGCTGTTGGAAGGAGCTCACCAACGAAAGAAGGCGCCCATGAAACAGACAGTTTCCCGGCCTGCTGAGGAAAG agagaaagaggaaagtaTGCCGGCAGCTGTCACCATGGTGACCAGCTCTACATATTACAGCACATCTGCTCCCAAAGCAGAGCTCCTTATTAAGATGAAGGACatgcaggagcaggagcaggaggaggaagactcTGAAGATGAGCTGGATATTGATTTGGCCAACAAGAAG CAAGAGCTGATCAACAGCCTCAGCAAGAAGCTTCAGGTGTTGCGGGAAGCCCGGGAGAGTCTTCAAGAGGACATCCTTGACAACAACTCTCTCGGAGAAGAGGTGGAGGCCCGAGTCCAGCAGGTCTGCAAACCCAACGAGCTGGACAAGTTCCGGATGTTTGTCGGGGACCTGGACAAGGTGGTgagcctgctgctgtctctgtcaggCCGTCTGGCCAGAGTTGAAAACGCCCTCAACAGTCTGGAAGAAGATGCCACTCCTGAGGAGAGG CGTACATTGATTGAGAAGAGGAATCTGCTGATTCGACAGCATGTGGATGCAAAGGAGCTGAAGGAGAACCTGGACCGTAGGGAACGCGTGGTTTGTGAGATCTTGGGCAACTACCTGCCGGAAGACAGCCTCACAGACTATGAGCACTTTGTCAAGATGAAGTCTGCGCTCATCATCGAGCAGCGCAAGCTTGAGGATAAAATCAAACTGGGCGAGGAACAGCTCAAGTGTCTGATGGACAGTCTGCCAATAGAGCATAGGCTGGCCTTTTGA
- the cldn34a gene encoding claudin-34, translating into MNPTLCESAISLSEHQQSHRMKYIAHTAHLQFLGLIEGILAWILIMATVGLNEWRLWHVADESVITSGIAWVGIWRVCFYSHVLPKIENCQSISIADHFVPAEIPVAQVLMLLGVICGLAANISAAVAMRMVYFSVEDRRKIRLVFMLAGTLYVVTSMSCLVPLGWNMNSVLNNSTIDFPPEFHLPTAPVRQQVGSAIGVGIFASILMLISGLLFLCYRYAWQALSSEPHKDTKDPLHGPWTETTLTPTSELPNRDYCGRDNPAFHTEEAS; encoded by the coding sequence ATGAACCCAACACTGTGTGAGTCAGCGATCAGTCTCTCGGAGCATCAGCAGTCACACAGAATGAAGTACATAGCTCACACAGCTCACTTGCAGTTCTTGGGCCTGATAGAAGGAATCCTGGCATGGATCCTCATTATGGCCACGGTTGGCCTCAACGAGTGGCGGCTGTGGCACGTGGCTGATGAGTCTGTCATCACCTCAGGCATAGCCTGGGTGGGTATCTGGAGGGTGTGTTTCTACAGTCACGTCCTTCCCAAAATAGAGAACTGTCAAAGCATCAGCATCGCGGACCACTTTGTTCCTGCAGAGATCCCCGTGGCTCAGGTGCTGATGCTGCTGGGAGTGATCTGTGGCCTGGCAGCGAACATCAGTGCTGCAGTAGCTATGAGAATGGTCTACTTCTCTGTGGAGGATCGTAGGAAAATAAGGCTGGTCTTCATGCTGGCAGGGACCCTGTATGTGGTGACTAGTATGTCCTGCTTGGTGCCGCTCGGGTGGAACATGAACTCTGTACTGAACAACAGTACAATAGACTTTCCTCCTGAATTCCATCTCCCCACAGCTCCTGTCAGGCAGCAAGTTGGCTCGGCTATTGGAGTGGGCATCTTCGCCTCCATACTGATGCTCATAAGCGGACTGCTTTTTCTTTGCTACCGCTACGCCTGGCAGGCACTGAGCTCAGAGCCCCACAAAGACACCAAGGACCCTCTCCATGGTCCCTGGACAGAAACGACCCTGACACCAACGTCTGAATTGCCAAACAGAGACTACTGTGGCAGAGATAATCCTGCATTTCACACTGAAGAAGCCTCATGA
- the LOC124061056 gene encoding putative claudin-24, translating to MNTCACALELLGMLVYVGAWLCALATTILPQWLTMSTALLPVESYELGLWETCVVQDVGGMECRAYDSLLGLSSDLKLARILMCASLALGMLGMLVAIPGLHMVNSCRERGGHRTKRTLTIIGGVLGMMSGVLCLIPVSYMAHFAVIHFFDDKVPDVVPRWEFGDALFCGWAGGFLFIVAGLLLVTPCLCSQVEPQPVLQRRYQVMNPDVSFRKRPEYV from the coding sequence atgaacaCGTGCGCCTGCGCTTTGGAGCTGCTGGGGATGCTGGTGTATGTCGGAGCATGGCTGTGCGCTTTAGCCACCACTATTTTGCCGCAGTGGCTGACCATGTCTACTGCGCTGCTGCCAGTAGAGAGCTACGAGCTGGGCCTGTGGGAGACATGTGTGGTCCAGGATGTTGGGGGCATGGAGTGCAGAGCTTACGACAGCCTGCTGGGCCTCTCCAGTGACCTCAAGTTGGCCCGCATCCTCATGTGTGCATCCCTTGCTCTGGGCATGCTGGGAATGCTGGTGGCTATACCTGGACTTCATATGGTCAATAGCTGTAGAGAACGCGGAGGGCACCGAACCAAGAGGACTTTAACCATCATAGGAGGGGTGCTGGGGATGATGTCTGGAGTGTTGTGTCTGATCCCCGTTTCCTACATGGCCCATTTTGCTGTGATACATTTCTTTGATGATAAAGTTCCCGATGTGGTGCCACGATGGGAGTTTGGAGATGCCCTGTTCTGCGGCTGGGCCGGGGGATTTCTTTTCATAGTGGCCGGGCTCCTGTTGGTCACCCCTTGCTTATGTTCACAGGTGGAGCCTCAGCCTGTGCTGCAGCGGAGATACCAGGTCATGAATCCAGATGTCTCCTTCAGGAAGCGCCCAGAATATGTTTAA